A stretch of Mucilaginibacter terrae DNA encodes these proteins:
- a CDS encoding MBL fold metallo-hydrolase, with protein sequence MKLTIHGAARQVTGSMHLLEVNQYKILVDCGLDYEKDRSVQSNENFPFNPGDIDVVILTHAHIDHSGNLPTLVRMGFDGQILCTPPTAELSELLLMDSVNVFLHKQQKAGKHRRGRYHGPRPQPLYLQKHVMDTVERFVTVGFNKPFRLTGDVELTFIPVGHLLGAAAAVFKVNDNGEEKTIAFTGDIGRKNYPVLDDPQPLPPVDYLVSESTYGGRTHSKDTTIEQVLIDTIEKACIKESGRLIIPAFSIGRTQALVYSLNKIFSSGKLPPVKVFVDSPLASASTNVFRRHHALLNAEAQDFYRTKGDEFEFDNLQYVENLRESQQISNYFEPCIIISSAGMLEGGRIQDHLYKNIQNYYCTILFIGYCAKGTLGYRLLRGDPVVHIKDRDLAVYATIKKTDLFSAHGDHDDLVGTVKQQAPHKLKKVFLVHGEEESMLAMARVLQEDGYEVSIPEKDLPYHL encoded by the coding sequence ATGAAATTAACCATACACGGGGCAGCCCGGCAGGTTACCGGCAGCATGCATTTGCTGGAGGTTAACCAATATAAGATATTAGTTGATTGCGGCCTTGATTACGAAAAAGACCGCAGCGTTCAGTCTAACGAAAATTTCCCCTTTAATCCGGGCGATATTGATGTGGTCATACTTACCCACGCGCATATAGACCACTCGGGCAACCTGCCCACTTTGGTACGTATGGGTTTTGACGGGCAAATATTATGCACCCCTCCTACTGCCGAACTGAGTGAATTGTTGCTGATGGATTCGGTTAATGTGTTTTTGCACAAACAGCAAAAGGCCGGCAAGCACCGCAGGGGCCGTTATCATGGTCCGCGCCCGCAGCCGCTTTATTTGCAAAAGCACGTAATGGATACGGTAGAGCGTTTTGTTACTGTTGGTTTTAACAAGCCCTTCCGTTTAACCGGCGATGTGGAGCTTACCTTTATACCCGTTGGGCACCTTTTGGGTGCCGCCGCAGCGGTATTTAAGGTGAATGATAACGGTGAGGAAAAAACCATTGCATTTACGGGCGATATAGGCCGTAAAAACTACCCGGTACTTGATGACCCGCAGCCACTGCCTCCAGTTGATTATTTAGTAAGCGAATCGACCTATGGCGGCCGCACGCACTCAAAAGATACGACTATTGAACAGGTTTTGATAGATACTATTGAAAAAGCCTGTATCAAAGAATCGGGCAGGTTAATTATACCCGCCTTTAGCATTGGCCGTACACAGGCTTTGGTGTACTCGCTCAACAAAATATTCAGCAGCGGTAAATTGCCGCCTGTAAAGGTATTTGTTGATAGTCCGCTGGCATCGGCCTCAACCAACGTATTCCGCAGGCACCACGCGCTTTTAAATGCCGAAGCGCAGGACTTTTACCGTACCAAGGGCGATGAGTTTGAGTTTGATAATTTGCAGTATGTAGAAAACCTGAGAGAAAGCCAGCAAATATCCAATTACTTTGAGCCTTGCATCATCATCTCATCGGCAGGCATGCTGGAGGGTGGACGCATACAGGATCATCTGTACAAAAACATACAAAACTACTACTGTACCATTTTATTTATTGGCTATTGTGCAAAAGGCACGTTAGGCTATCGCCTGCTGCGCGGAGATCCGGTAGTACACATTAAAGACCGCGACCTCGCCGTTTACGCCACCATTAAAAAAACCGACCTGTTTAGCGCTCATGGTGATCATGATGATTTAGTGGGTACGGTAAAACAGCAGGCCCCACATAAGCTCAAAAAAGTTTTTTTAGTGCATGGCGAGGAGGAAAGCATGCTGGCTATGGCAAGGGTGTTACA
- a CDS encoding ABC transporter ATP-binding protein: MARARLNSGNASEKELPKAKLNKQTLKSVSKLLGYIKPYRGKFIAGLFFLFLSSLVALVFPAILGALIDAAQGNYKYKFLPHDLNSIAIGGFVLLFAQACVSFFRVVWFVQVAERSLADIRRDTYFKLVTLPMNFFANRRVGELNSRISADLSQIQDTLTTTFAEIIRQLVLLTGGVVLLVVVSIKLTLAVLAILPFLVAFAVVFGKFIRNLSRQAQDKLAESNTIVEETLQGIANVKAFVNEAFEAARYDKNLRDVVGIAVKGAKFRGIFASFIVFCMFGTFVGVIWYGSVLVRNGEMHTGDLTTFIMYSIFVGAAMGSFPDLYANVQKAVGASERVLEILAEEGEPISIHESDNAIKQPIQGNLTFQNINFHYPSRPEIEVLKDVSLEANAGQKVAIVGPSGSGKSTMASLILQFYHPQNGTMLFDGKPAGEYALTDIRNQVAIVPQDVLLFGGTIRENIAYGKRNATEAEVIQAAKRANAHLFVEDFPEGYDTIVGERGVKLSGGQRQRIAIARALLKNPSILILDEATSALDSESERLVQEALEELMKGRTSIIIAHRLSTIREADKIVVLEKGHIIETGTHEELIAREEGLYKYLSQLQFDTSA, encoded by the coding sequence ATGGCAAGAGCACGACTGAATAGTGGGAACGCATCTGAAAAAGAATTACCTAAAGCAAAATTAAACAAGCAAACCCTCAAAAGTGTAAGTAAACTTTTGGGTTATATTAAGCCATACCGTGGCAAGTTCATTGCCGGTTTATTCTTTCTTTTTTTATCGAGCCTGGTAGCCTTGGTATTTCCGGCTATACTGGGAGCACTGATTGATGCCGCACAAGGCAATTACAAATACAAGTTTTTACCACACGATTTAAACTCCATAGCCATTGGTGGCTTTGTGTTGTTATTTGCACAGGCTTGTGTATCGTTTTTCAGGGTGGTTTGGTTTGTGCAGGTAGCCGAGCGTTCATTAGCCGATATACGCCGCGATACCTACTTTAAACTGGTTACCCTGCCCATGAACTTTTTTGCCAACCGCCGCGTTGGTGAACTCAATAGCCGCATATCGGCCGATCTTTCGCAGATACAAGATACATTGACTACCACCTTTGCCGAAATTATCCGCCAGCTGGTATTATTAACTGGTGGTGTGGTATTGCTGGTTGTGGTATCTATTAAACTTACATTGGCCGTTTTAGCTATTTTACCATTCCTGGTGGCATTTGCCGTGGTGTTTGGCAAATTCATCCGCAACCTGTCTCGCCAGGCGCAGGATAAGCTGGCCGAATCGAACACCATTGTGGAAGAAACCCTGCAAGGCATAGCCAACGTAAAGGCTTTTGTTAACGAAGCTTTTGAGGCCGCCCGTTACGATAAAAACCTGCGCGATGTGGTTGGCATTGCTGTTAAAGGTGCCAAGTTTCGCGGCATATTCGCATCGTTCATCGTGTTTTGCATGTTTGGTACGTTTGTGGGTGTTATATGGTATGGCTCCGTATTGGTACGCAATGGCGAGATGCACACGGGCGATTTAACCACCTTCATCATGTATTCCATTTTTGTGGGCGCGGCCATGGGTAGTTTCCCCGATTTGTATGCCAACGTGCAAAAGGCCGTAGGTGCCAGCGAACGTGTATTAGAAATACTGGCCGAAGAAGGTGAGCCCATCTCCATCCACGAAAGCGACAACGCCATTAAACAACCTATACAAGGTAACCTTACCTTCCAAAACATCAACTTCCACTACCCTTCGCGCCCCGAAATTGAGGTATTGAAGGATGTGAGCCTGGAAGCTAACGCCGGGCAAAAAGTGGCTATTGTAGGGCCAAGCGGTTCGGGAAAATCAACCATGGCATCGCTTATTTTGCAATTCTATCACCCGCAAAACGGCACCATGTTGTTTGACGGCAAACCTGCCGGCGAGTATGCCCTTACCGATATACGTAACCAGGTGGCCATCGTTCCGCAAGATGTATTGCTGTTTGGCGGTACCATACGCGAAAACATTGCTTATGGTAAACGCAACGCCACCGAGGCCGAAGTTATACAGGCGGCTAAACGCGCCAACGCACACCTGTTTGTTGAAGATTTCCCTGAAGGGTATGATACCATAGTTGGCGAACGTGGCGTTAAACTATCGGGCGGCCAAAGGCAACGCATTGCCATTGCAAGAGCCTTGCTTAAAAACCCCTCGATACTTATTTTAGACGAAGCCACTTCGGCACTCGATTCGGAATCAGAGCGTTTAGTGCAGGAGGCTTTAGAGGAACTGATGAAAGGCCGTACATCGATCATTATTGCCCATCGCCTCTCTACCATACGGGAGGCCGATAAGATTGTGGTACTTGAAAAAGGCCACATTATTGAAACCGGCACCCACGAAGAACTAATAGCTCGCGAAGAAGGCTTGTACAAGTATTTGAGCCAGTTGCAGTTTGACACAAGTGCTTAA